A single window of Hippocampus zosterae strain Florida chromosome 15, ASM2543408v3, whole genome shotgun sequence DNA harbors:
- the tfa gene encoding transferrin-a isoform X2, with amino-acid sequence MKHLFLSLLRPALLLSCLVAVVLSDPPMNVRWCVKSDKEHEKCLAMAKKAPVFTCVKRPDSLGCITAIHEGIADAITLDGGDIYTAGLENYKLYPIIAEDYGATSDSCYYAVAVVKKGGAFGIRDLKGKRSCHTGLGKSAGWNIPIGTLIKLDVLKWGGFEEESIESAVSNFFSTSCAPGAEQGTSLCKACKGDCSRSHNEPYYDYGGAFQCLVDNAGDVAFVKHLTVPDNMKADYELLCLDNTRAPIDDYKNCHLVRVPAHAVVTRKDAGMEELIWNSLTSLQGFDLFSSEAYAPAKNLLFKDSTQKLVRLPANTNSFLYLGASYMGIVRSLNKEVNLDRSNAITWCAVSHFETKKCDKWSANSMEDGEFKILCQHAPTVEECMKMIMSNEADAIAVDGGEVYTAGKCGLVPAMVEQYDAAKCSQSGVSASSYYAVAVVKKGSGVTWDNLKGKRSCHTGFGRTAGWNIPMGKIHKQTGDCDFTKFFSSGCAPGSPPDSPFCSQCVGSGKSVDDKAKCQASAEEKYYGYAGAFRCLVEGAGDVAFIKHTTVAENSDGKGEEWANNVLSSDYELICPNKASVPVSDFESCHLAITPAHAVVTRPEIRSLVVDVLQKQQERFGKDGTDSNFKMFESAPYKNLLFKDSTKCLQKVPGTDDYKSFLGPNYVDAVLSLRQCNDATPDLEKLCTSHSCQQTN; translated from the exons ATGAAGCATCTCTTCTTGTCACTTCTTCGCCCTGCGCTGCTGCTCAGCTGTTTGG TAGCTGTTGTGCTGTCGGACCCTCCCATGAATGTGAGATGGTGCGTCAAGTCGGACAAGGAGCACGAGAAGTGTTTGGCGATGGCCAAAAAGGCGCCCGTCTTCACTTGCGTCAAGAGACCCGACTCTTTGGGATGCATCACTGCCATTCAT GAGGGTATCGCAGATGCAATCACATTGGATGGAGGAGACATCTACACCGCTGGGCTGGAGAACTACAAACTATATCCCATAATTGCTGAGGACTATGGTGCCA CATCGGATAGCTGCTACTATGCCGTCGCTGTGGTTAAGAAGGGCGGAGCCTTCGGCATTAGAGACCTGAAAGGGAAGAGGTCCTGCCACACTGGCTTGGGAAAATCTGCTGGTTGGAACATCCCAATCGGAACTCTCATTAAGTTGGATGTGCTGAAGTGGGGAGGCTTTGAGGAAGAAAGTATCGAGTCTG CGGTGAGTAACTTTTTCTCAACGAGCTGTGCCCCTGGAGCAGAACAGGGGACATCACTGTGTAAAGCCTGCAAGGGAGACTGCTCGCGGTCTCACAACGAACCTTACTATGACTATGGTGGTGCATTCCA GTGCCTGGTAGACAACGCTGGAGATGTAGCGTTTGTGAAGCATCTTACTGTACCAG ACAACATGAAGGCTGACTACGAGCTGCTGTGCTTGGACAACACCAGAGCACCAATTGACGACTACAAGAATTGCCACCTGGTCAGGGTACCCGCTCACGCTGTGGTCACCCGCAAAGACGCAGGGATGGAAGAGTTGATCTGGAATAGCCTCACCTCACTACAG gGTTTTGATCTGTTCTCCTCTGAAGCATATGCACCCGCCAAGAATCTGCTGTTCAAAGACTCTACTCAAAAGCTGGTTAGGTTGCCTGCCAACACAAATTCCTTCCTGTATCTGGGTGCCAGCTACATGGGCATTGTGCGCTCCCTCAACAAAG aggTCAATCTAGACAGATCAAACGCGATCACATGGTGTGCCGTGAGCCACTTCGAGACTAAGAAATGTGACAAATGGAGTGCCAACAGCATGGAGGATGGCGAATTCAAAATTTTGTGCCAGCATGCCCCTACTGTGGAAGAATGCATGAAGATGATCATG AGCAACGAAGCAGATGCAATTGCAGTGGATGGAGGAGAGGTGTACACCGCCGGAAAGTGCGGTCTGGTTCCAGCCATGGTGGAGCAGTACGATGCag CCAAGTGCAGCCAATCTGGCG TCTCAGCCTCCTCCTATTATGCTGTTGCTGTGGTGAAGAAGGGTTCTGGGGTGACCTGGGACAACCTGAAGGGGAAGAGGTCCTGCCACACGGGCTTTGGCAGAACCGCCGGCTGGAACATTCCCATGGggaaaatccacaaacagactgGCGACTGTGACTTCA CCAAGTTCTTCAGTAGCGGCTGTGCCCCCGGATCTCCACCCGACTCACCGTTCTGCTCTCAGTGTGTAGGCAGTGGCAAATCTGTGGACGACAAAGCAAAATGCCAAGCCAGTGCAGAGGAGAAGTACTACGGCTATGCTGGGGCCTTTAG ATGTCTTGTTGAGGGTGCCGGTGATGTGGCCTTCATTAAACACACAACTGTTGCAGAAAACAGCGATG GAAAAGGTGAAGAATGGGCCAATAATGTCTTGAGCAGTGACTATGAGTTGATTTGCCCCAACAAGGCTTCAGTGCCAGTCTCAGACTTTGAGTCTTGCCACCTGGCAATCACCCCAGCCCACGCTGTGGTGACACGTCCTGAGATTCGCAGTTTAGTTGTCGACGTTCTTCAAAAACAGCAG GAACGGTTCGGCAAAGACGGCACCGATTCAAATTTTAAGATGTTTGAGTCTGCACCTTACAAGAATTTACTTTTCAAAGATTCCACCAAGTGTCTCCAGAAGGTGCCAGGTACAGACGATTATAAGAGCTTTTTGGGACCAAATTATGTGGATGCTGTACTCTCACTGAGGCAATGCAATGACGCCACTCCag ATCTGGAGAAACTGTGCACTTCCCACTCCTGTCAGCAGACAAACTAG
- the tfa gene encoding transferrin-a isoform X5: MKHLFLSLLRPALLLSCLAVVLSDPPMNVRWCVKSDKEHEKCLAMAKKAPVFTCVKRPDSLGCITAIHEGIADAITLDGGDIYTAGLENYKLYPIIAEDYGATSDSCYYAVAVVKKGGAFGIRDLKGKRSCHTGLGKSAGWNIPIGTLIKLDVLKWGGFEEESIESAVSNFFSTSCAPGAEQGTSLCKACKGDCSRSHNEPYYDYGGAFQCLVDNAGDVAFVKHLTVPDNMKADYELLCLDNTRAPIDDYKNCHLVRVPAHAVVTRKDAGMEELIWNSLTSLQGFDLFSSEAYAPAKNLLFKDSTQKLVRLPANTNSFLYLGASYMGIVRSLNKEVNLDRSNAITWCAVSHFETKKCDKWSANSMEDGEFKILCQHAPTVEECMKMIMSNEADAIAVDGGEVYTAGKCGLVPAMVEQYDAAKCSQSGVSASSYYAVAVVKKGSGVTWDNLKGKRSCHTGFGRTAGWNIPMGKIHKQTGDCDFTKFFSSGCAPGSPPDSPFCSQCVGSGKSVDDKAKCQASAEEKYYGYAGAFRCLVEGAGDVAFIKHTTVAENSDGKGEEWANNVLSSDYELICPNKASVPVSDFESCHLAITPAHAVVTRPEIRSLVVDVLQKQQERFGKDGTDSNFKMFESAPYKNLLFKDSTKCLQKVPGTDDYKSFLGPNYVDAVLSLRQCNDATPDLEKLCTSHSCQQTN; the protein is encoded by the exons ATGAAGCATCTCTTCTTGTCACTTCTTCGCCCTGCGCTGCTGCTCAGCTGTTTGG CTGTTGTGCTGTCGGACCCTCCCATGAATGTGAGATGGTGCGTCAAGTCGGACAAGGAGCACGAGAAGTGTTTGGCGATGGCCAAAAAGGCGCCCGTCTTCACTTGCGTCAAGAGACCCGACTCTTTGGGATGCATCACTGCCATTCAT GAGGGTATCGCAGATGCAATCACATTGGATGGAGGAGACATCTACACCGCTGGGCTGGAGAACTACAAACTATATCCCATAATTGCTGAGGACTATGGTGCCA CATCGGATAGCTGCTACTATGCCGTCGCTGTGGTTAAGAAGGGCGGAGCCTTCGGCATTAGAGACCTGAAAGGGAAGAGGTCCTGCCACACTGGCTTGGGAAAATCTGCTGGTTGGAACATCCCAATCGGAACTCTCATTAAGTTGGATGTGCTGAAGTGGGGAGGCTTTGAGGAAGAAAGTATCGAGTCTG CGGTGAGTAACTTTTTCTCAACGAGCTGTGCCCCTGGAGCAGAACAGGGGACATCACTGTGTAAAGCCTGCAAGGGAGACTGCTCGCGGTCTCACAACGAACCTTACTATGACTATGGTGGTGCATTCCA GTGCCTGGTAGACAACGCTGGAGATGTAGCGTTTGTGAAGCATCTTACTGTACCAG ACAACATGAAGGCTGACTACGAGCTGCTGTGCTTGGACAACACCAGAGCACCAATTGACGACTACAAGAATTGCCACCTGGTCAGGGTACCCGCTCACGCTGTGGTCACCCGCAAAGACGCAGGGATGGAAGAGTTGATCTGGAATAGCCTCACCTCACTACAG gGTTTTGATCTGTTCTCCTCTGAAGCATATGCACCCGCCAAGAATCTGCTGTTCAAAGACTCTACTCAAAAGCTGGTTAGGTTGCCTGCCAACACAAATTCCTTCCTGTATCTGGGTGCCAGCTACATGGGCATTGTGCGCTCCCTCAACAAAG aggTCAATCTAGACAGATCAAACGCGATCACATGGTGTGCCGTGAGCCACTTCGAGACTAAGAAATGTGACAAATGGAGTGCCAACAGCATGGAGGATGGCGAATTCAAAATTTTGTGCCAGCATGCCCCTACTGTGGAAGAATGCATGAAGATGATCATG AGCAACGAAGCAGATGCAATTGCAGTGGATGGAGGAGAGGTGTACACCGCCGGAAAGTGCGGTCTGGTTCCAGCCATGGTGGAGCAGTACGATGCag CCAAGTGCAGCCAATCTGGCG TCTCAGCCTCCTCCTATTATGCTGTTGCTGTGGTGAAGAAGGGTTCTGGGGTGACCTGGGACAACCTGAAGGGGAAGAGGTCCTGCCACACGGGCTTTGGCAGAACCGCCGGCTGGAACATTCCCATGGggaaaatccacaaacagactgGCGACTGTGACTTCA CCAAGTTCTTCAGTAGCGGCTGTGCCCCCGGATCTCCACCCGACTCACCGTTCTGCTCTCAGTGTGTAGGCAGTGGCAAATCTGTGGACGACAAAGCAAAATGCCAAGCCAGTGCAGAGGAGAAGTACTACGGCTATGCTGGGGCCTTTAG ATGTCTTGTTGAGGGTGCCGGTGATGTGGCCTTCATTAAACACACAACTGTTGCAGAAAACAGCGATG GAAAAGGTGAAGAATGGGCCAATAATGTCTTGAGCAGTGACTATGAGTTGATTTGCCCCAACAAGGCTTCAGTGCCAGTCTCAGACTTTGAGTCTTGCCACCTGGCAATCACCCCAGCCCACGCTGTGGTGACACGTCCTGAGATTCGCAGTTTAGTTGTCGACGTTCTTCAAAAACAGCAG GAACGGTTCGGCAAAGACGGCACCGATTCAAATTTTAAGATGTTTGAGTCTGCACCTTACAAGAATTTACTTTTCAAAGATTCCACCAAGTGTCTCCAGAAGGTGCCAGGTACAGACGATTATAAGAGCTTTTTGGGACCAAATTATGTGGATGCTGTACTCTCACTGAGGCAATGCAATGACGCCACTCCag ATCTGGAGAAACTGTGCACTTCCCACTCCTGTCAGCAGACAAACTAG